A part of Capsicum annuum cultivar UCD-10X-F1 chromosome 6, UCD10Xv1.1, whole genome shotgun sequence genomic DNA contains:
- the LOC107872963 gene encoding protein DETOXIFICATION 56 yields MTEAMTKKWPENLIQNAFLEMKLQSEIVLPLMVMNFTWFAKTAITTVFLGRLGELSLAGATLGFTFANVTGFSVLNGLSGAMEPICGQAFGAKNHKLLHKTLVMSVFLLLFVSIPISFLWLKVDKILIKFGQQEDIAMVAKKYLIYLLPDLVITSFLCPLKAYLSTQNVTIPIMIASALGVTLHIPINVLLSMTKGLEGVSMAYWVTDLLFTTLLAIYVVIGENRTRGKWNEGGWWEQGILDWIRFLKLCGPCCVTTCLEWWCYEILVLLTGRLPNAKQAVGVIAIVLNFDYLIYSIMLSLATCASIRVSNELGEDSPHAAYRTTCVSLGLSIIAGLFGGSVMVATRGIWGPLFSHDKVIIRGVKKIMLLMALIEVVNFPLAVCGGIVRGTARPWLGMYANISGFYLLAFPLGVILAFKVQLGLPGLLIGFMVGVVICLAFLLVLIIRIDWVGEANKAHILARN; encoded by the coding sequence ATGACTGAAGCAATGACCAAAAAATGGCCAGAAAACCTCATACAAAATGCGTTTTTAGAAATGAAACTGCAAAGTGAAATAGTGCTCCCTCTGATGGTTATGAACTTCACCTGGTTTGCAAAGACAGCCATCACAACAGTGTTCCTGGGCAGGCTTGGAGAACTTTCTTTAGCAGGAGCCACGCTTGGTTTTACGTTCGCGAATGTGACTGGATTCTCAGTCTTGAATGGGCTGAGTGGTGCTATGGAGCCTATTTGTGGACAAGCCTTTGGAGCCAAGAATCATAAGTTACTTCACAAGACCCTTGTCATGTCTGTTTTTTTGTTACTATTTGTCTCAATTCCTATTTCTTTCTTGTGGCTTAAAGTTGACAAGATTCTCATTAAATTTGGCCAGCAAGAAGACATTGCTATGGTTGCTAAGAAGTATCTTATTTATCTCCTTCCTGATTTGGTGATCACATCTTTCTTGTGTCCATTGAAGGCTTACTTGAGCACACAAAATGTGACAATCCCAATTATGATAGCCTCTGCTTTGGGGGTTACTCTACATATACCGATAAACGTGTTACTTTCGATGACTAAGGGGCTCGAAGGAGTATCCATGGCATATTGGGTAACAGACTTGTTGTTCACGACTCTTTTGGCTATTTATGTTGTGATAGGAGAGAATAGAACGAGAGGAAAGTGGAACGAAGGAGGCTGGTGGGAACAGGGGATTCTTGATTGGATCAGGTTTCTCAAACTCTGTGGACCATGTTGCGTTACTACTTGCCTCGAGTGGTGGTGCTACGAGATCTTGGTTTTGCTCACAGGGCGTCTTCCGAATGCTAAACAAGCAGTTGGGGTTATAGCCATTGTGTTAAACTTTGATTATTTGATTTACTCTATTATGCTCTCTCTCGCAACATGTGCATCCATTCGCGTATCCAATGAACTTGGGGAAGATAGTCCTCACGCTGCTTATAGGACAACGTGTGTGTCGTTAGGCTTGAGTATCATTGCAGGCCTTTTCGGTGGCTCTGTTATGGTAGCAACAAGAGGAATTTGGGGGCCTTTGTTTAGCCATGACAAAGTGATAATAAGAGGAGTGAAGAAGATCATGCTACTAATGGCCTTAATTGAAGTTGTTAACTTTCCTTTAGCAGTTTGTGGAGGAATTGTTCGTGGAACGGCTCGGCCTTGGTTAGGGATGTATGCCAATATCAGTGGATTTTACCTATTGGCCTTTCCATTGGGGGTGATTTTGGCTTTCAAGGTTCAACTTGGCCTTCCAGGATTGTTGATAGGATTTATGGTTGGAGTAGTTATTTGTTTGGCCTTCTTGTTGGTGTTAATTATTAGGATTGATTGGGTTGGAGAAGCTAACAAAGCACATATACTTGCCCGTAACTAA